One Deltaproteobacteria bacterium HGW-Deltaproteobacteria-4 genomic window carries:
- the nifX gene encoding nitrogen fixation protein NifX: MKVAFASTDKIHIDEHFGRAENFLIWEIGPEEAAFSGILQVHSAGEDEENRIEARGAALADCALVYVAQIGGPAAARLVAKKIHPIKSKECEPIAEVVVKLQEVLRNNPPPWLKKAMLKSDRPGFVER, encoded by the coding sequence ATGAAAGTCGCATTTGCCAGTACCGACAAAATCCATATCGATGAACATTTTGGACGCGCCGAGAATTTTTTGATCTGGGAGATCGGCCCGGAGGAAGCGGCCTTTTCCGGTATCCTCCAGGTGCATAGCGCCGGCGAGGATGAAGAGAATCGCATCGAGGCGCGCGGCGCTGCTCTCGCCGATTGCGCTCTGGTTTATGTCGCCCAGATCGGCGGCCCGGCGGCAGCGCGGCTGGTCGCCAAGAAGATCCATCCGATCAAGAGCAAGGAGTGCGAGCCGATTGCCGAGGTCGTCGTCAAGCTGCAGGAGGTGCTGCGCAATAATCCGCCGCCGTGGCTGAAGAAGGCGATGCTCAAGAGCGATCGACCGGGCTTCGTTGAACGCTGA
- a CDS encoding nitrogen fixation protein NifB, with the protein MASACPMMKKQLSDHPCFGGDHTANGRIHLPVAPGCNIKCGFCERKFDCANESRPGVTSRILSPQEGLERVNLVLRHPTVGPKLKVVGIAGPGDPLANPRTFETFRLIKAAHPGMTLCLSTNGLLLPEKLPELVDLDLHSLTVTVNALTPETGAQVYEWINYQGKRYDGIEGANILLEKQLAGIEAAAKAGLLIKINHVYIPGVNDHETFELAVRMRQLGASMMNIIPVIPIGRFAGWEEPSPAVMELVRNQAESILSQARHCKQCRADAVGMIGQDLDLATLEARVAR; encoded by the coding sequence ATGGCTTCAGCCTGTCCGATGATGAAAAAGCAGCTCAGCGATCATCCCTGTTTCGGCGGCGATCATACTGCCAACGGCCGCATCCATCTGCCGGTCGCTCCCGGCTGCAATATCAAGTGCGGCTTCTGCGAGCGCAAGTTTGACTGTGCCAACGAAAGCCGCCCCGGCGTCACCAGTCGCATCCTGTCACCGCAGGAAGGGCTGGAGCGGGTCAACCTTGTCCTCCGTCACCCGACGGTCGGGCCGAAGCTCAAGGTCGTCGGCATCGCCGGCCCCGGCGATCCCCTCGCCAACCCCCGCACCTTCGAGACCTTCCGCTTGATCAAGGCGGCGCATCCGGGGATGACCCTGTGCCTCTCGACCAACGGTCTGCTGTTGCCGGAGAAGTTGCCGGAGCTGGTCGATCTCGATCTGCACAGTCTGACGGTGACGGTCAACGCCCTGACCCCGGAGACCGGCGCCCAGGTTTACGAGTGGATCAACTATCAGGGAAAACGTTACGACGGCATCGAAGGGGCGAATATCCTCCTCGAAAAACAGCTCGCCGGTATCGAAGCTGCCGCCAAGGCCGGGCTCCTGATCAAGATCAATCACGTCTATATCCCCGGCGTCAACGATCACGAAACCTTTGAACTCGCCGTCAGGATGCGGCAGCTCGGCGCTTCGATGATGAATATCATCCCGGTCATCCCGATCGGCCGCTTTGCCGGTTGGGAAGAGCCGTCGCCGGCGGTGATGGAGCTGGTGCGCAACCAGGCCGAATCGATCCTGTCGCAGGCGCGTCACTGCAAACAGTGTCGTGCCGATGCGGTCGGGATGATCGGTCAGGATCTCGATCTGGCGACCCTGGAAGCGCGCGTAGCCCGCTAA
- a CDS encoding dinitrogenase iron-molybdenum cofactor biosynthesis protein, producing MRIAVASKSGAEVDQHFGHAERFLLYEYNRGNPVAAGEVVVEKYCSYDPEHPFRHRQFDAIVAALQGCRVVITAMIGEYPLAELEKAGIKHVSASGPIAAALQAAHGEVCGCACAGCP from the coding sequence ATGCGTATTGCCGTAGCATCAAAATCCGGGGCGGAGGTCGATCAGCACTTTGGCCATGCTGAACGCTTTCTCCTCTACGAATACAACCGTGGCAATCCGGTGGCGGCCGGGGAAGTCGTGGTGGAGAAGTACTGCTCTTACGATCCCGAGCACCCCTTCCGTCATCGGCAGTTCGACGCCATCGTCGCGGCGCTGCAAGGCTGCCGGGTCGTCATCACCGCCATGATCGGCGAATATCCCCTCGCCGAACTGGAGAAGGCCGGCATCAAGCACGTTTCCGCCAGCGGGCCGATCGCTGCGGCCTTGCAAGCGGCCCATGGAGAAGTCTGCGGCTGCGCCTGTGCCGGCTGTCCGTAG
- the fdxB gene encoding ferredoxin III, nif-specific: MAYLTGKTRGGKEWTPAFAEAIDPEKCIGCGRCYKSCARKVLGPEDLVDEETDSTRMVMTIIDAGDCTGCVSCGVACPKNCFTFKPLTI; encoded by the coding sequence ATGGCCTATCTCACCGGTAAAACCCGCGGCGGCAAGGAATGGACTCCCGCCTTCGCCGAAGCGATCGACCCCGAGAAGTGCATCGGCTGCGGCCGCTGCTACAAATCCTGCGCCCGCAAGGTTCTCGGCCCCGAAGATCTAGTCGACGAAGAGACCGATTCGACGCGCATGGTCATGACCATCATCGATGCCGGCGACTGCACCGGCTGCGTCAGCTGCGGCGTCGCCTGCCCGAAGAACTGTTTCACCTTCAAGCCGCTGACGATCTAG